From Ananas comosus cultivar F153 linkage group 8, ASM154086v1, whole genome shotgun sequence, one genomic window encodes:
- the LOC109714105 gene encoding uncharacterized protein LOC109714105: protein MQQMEVPVRTICMGQAASFSSLLLAAGSPGICYAFPNARIMIQQNFGEAFRQAIDMFIQKNKLDNVRANLYAAYVKETGRERTKYLSPQEAKDFGLIDVVLKPSAD from the coding sequence ATGCAACAGATGGAGGTTCCAGTGAGAACAATTTGTATGGGGCAAGCTGCATCATTTAGCTCACTGCTCCTCGCCGCGGGCTCTCCCGGCATATGCTACGCCTTCCCGAACGCCCGAATTATGATCCAGCAGAACTTCGGCGAAGCCTTCAGACAGGCTATAGATATGttcatccaaaaaaataaattggataATGTTCGTGCCAACCTCTACGCTGCGTATGTCAAAGAGACTGGCCGGGAGCGCACCAAGTATCTGTCTCCTCAGGAAGCAAAAGATTTTGGCTTAATTGATGTCGTCCTGAAGCCCTCTGCCGATTAA